In a genomic window of Corynebacterium coyleae:
- a CDS encoding peptidoglycan recognition protein family protein, which yields MKNWLTLEPDRVKLMTRHFTQGRGGNKIQYVVVHHNAGVLSIDQIWQVWQDRPASAHYQVTSTGEIGQLVWDRDTAWHAANTWMNQRSIGIEVSNAAGAAQDWPITDIAIREAGRLIAAVCHYYGLGRPVNGKNVRYHREFTSTSCPYHLAPGGKYNSPLMREARRFYDDLAAKKVAPKPSPTKEKGSTMFGPEQVGALDEAKRYSKDTKAQLTGSGELGEYPGWSQLGGRTVVDALGVIGETLGIPGFKDMKGSK from the coding sequence ATGAAAAACTGGCTCACATTAGAGCCCGACAGGGTGAAGTTGATGACCCGTCACTTCACCCAAGGTCGAGGCGGAAACAAGATCCAGTACGTCGTCGTCCATCACAACGCAGGCGTCCTCTCGATCGACCAGATCTGGCAAGTGTGGCAGGACCGCCCAGCATCCGCGCACTACCAAGTCACCAGCACCGGCGAGATCGGACAGTTGGTATGGGACCGCGACACCGCGTGGCACGCCGCGAACACCTGGATGAACCAACGCTCGATCGGCATCGAAGTCTCCAACGCGGCAGGTGCCGCACAAGACTGGCCGATCACCGATATCGCCATCCGCGAGGCAGGACGCCTTATCGCCGCAGTGTGCCACTACTACGGGCTGGGACGGCCAGTAAACGGCAAAAACGTCCGCTATCACCGCGAGTTCACTTCTACGAGTTGCCCGTACCACCTCGCGCCGGGCGGTAAGTACAACTCGCCGCTGATGCGCGAAGCGCGGCGTTTCTATGACGATCTTGCAGCCAAGAAGGTTGCACCGAAACCATCACCCACTAAGGAGAAAGGATCCACGATGTTTGGACCGGAACAGGTAGGCGCTCTTGACGAGGCGAAGCGGTATAGCAAGGACACGAAGGCGCAGTTGACCGGGTCTGGTGAATTGGGCGAGTATCCGGGCTGGTCGCAACTGGGTGGCCGCACTGTTGTCGATGCGCTCGGCGTAATCGGCGAGACGCTCGGCATCCCCGGCTTTAAGGACATGAAGGGGAGTAAGTAA
- a CDS encoding LLM class flavin-dependent oxidoreductase yields the protein MKAFGFLSFGHYAIGGQRGPSAEKVARIHLEIAKAADEIGVNNASFRVHHFVPQASAPMPLLGAVAASTERIEVGTGVIDMRYENPLYLAEEAASLYQLSGGRVALGVSRGAPEVAERGWEAFGYKGEAPNGADVARNHLETFMAAVDGHGFATAAPLERQYPNMFQPGSALPVFPMAPELRKHIFYGSGTHASAEQTARDGLNLMSSTLVSETTAQTLGEIQVDQINRYRAAWKEAGHDWTPRVSVSRSIFPIVDGADMARFSMQASGSDQVGMLPEVGASTFGRTYAAEPDKLIEQLKADPAVMAADTLLLTIPTGMGVDVNVKILENFATHVAPALGWQPNTEGPVTGYEIV from the coding sequence ATGAAAGCATTCGGTTTCTTGAGCTTCGGGCACTACGCCATCGGCGGCCAACGCGGCCCCTCGGCAGAAAAGGTAGCGAGAATCCACCTCGAGATCGCCAAAGCTGCCGACGAGATCGGCGTCAACAACGCATCCTTCCGCGTCCACCACTTCGTCCCGCAAGCCTCCGCCCCGATGCCGCTGCTCGGTGCAGTTGCAGCCTCCACCGAGCGCATCGAAGTTGGCACCGGCGTGATCGACATGCGCTACGAAAACCCGCTCTACCTCGCCGAAGAAGCCGCCTCCCTCTACCAACTCTCCGGCGGCCGCGTCGCCCTTGGCGTATCCCGCGGCGCCCCCGAGGTCGCCGAGCGCGGCTGGGAAGCATTCGGCTACAAGGGCGAAGCGCCGAACGGTGCCGACGTCGCCCGCAACCACCTCGAAACCTTCATGGCCGCCGTCGACGGCCACGGCTTCGCCACCGCCGCGCCCCTCGAGCGCCAGTACCCCAACATGTTCCAGCCCGGCTCCGCCCTGCCGGTCTTCCCCATGGCACCCGAGCTGCGCAAGCACATCTTCTACGGCTCCGGTACCCACGCGTCTGCCGAGCAGACCGCCCGCGACGGCCTGAACCTCATGTCCTCCACCCTGGTTTCCGAGACCACCGCGCAGACACTTGGCGAGATCCAAGTCGACCAAATCAACCGCTACCGCGCAGCTTGGAAGGAAGCCGGCCACGACTGGACCCCGCGCGTGTCCGTGTCCCGCTCCATCTTCCCCATCGTCGACGGCGCCGACATGGCACGCTTCAGCATGCAAGCCTCCGGCTCCGACCAGGTAGGCATGCTTCCCGAGGTCGGCGCCTCCACCTTCGGCCGCACCTACGCCGCCGAGCCGGACAAGCTCATCGAGCAGCTCAAGGCCGACCCTGCCGTCATGGCCGCCGACACCCTTCTGCTCACCATCCCGACCGGCATGGGCGTGGACGTAAACGTAAAGATCCTGGAGAACTTTGCCACCCACGTCGCCCCAGCACTCGGTTGGCAGCCGAACACGGAGGGCCCGGTCACCGGCTACGAGATCGTCTAG
- a CDS encoding META domain-containing protein, with amino-acid sequence MISKTAKTLSAATALAALAGGFIGAGTAHAQVAQLSSANPNLDQLVQKGWDTYTGAVLGNKGGMLLKDLPKDAKPLAAKDVKEALAQPLQAKEDAAITLTFTPQGRLNYDDGCNVGNATYKVNARGGVKVGAFAETQRLCDPTRMNKSDELKSILRAGPAVYKLNDDTIALGAQGKMIEFLGVA; translated from the coding sequence ATGATTTCAAAGACTGCGAAGACGTTGTCCGCTGCAACCGCCCTAGCCGCCCTCGCCGGCGGCTTCATTGGTGCTGGCACCGCGCACGCACAGGTAGCGCAGCTCTCGTCGGCCAACCCGAACCTGGACCAGTTGGTGCAGAAGGGTTGGGACACCTACACCGGCGCCGTGCTGGGCAATAAGGGAGGCATGTTGCTGAAGGATCTGCCGAAGGACGCCAAGCCACTGGCAGCAAAGGATGTAAAGGAAGCTCTCGCACAGCCGCTGCAGGCGAAGGAAGATGCCGCGATCACCCTGACGTTCACGCCGCAGGGCCGGCTCAATTACGACGACGGCTGCAACGTCGGCAACGCAACCTACAAGGTCAACGCTCGCGGTGGGGTAAAGGTGGGCGCGTTCGCTGAGACCCAGCGTCTTTGCGACCCAACCCGCATGAACAAGTCCGATGAACTGAAGTCGATCCTGCGAGCGGGTCCCGCTGTGTACAAACTTAACGACGACACCATCGCCCTTGGCGCCCAAGGCAAGATGATTGAGTTTCTTGGAGTTGCATAG
- a CDS encoding META domain-containing protein yields the protein MGIKTQKTLSIATALAALAGGTLGVGTAGAQERSSSIDQFVQMSSSLFSNPAGQQPAGTGLMVPLAEGATQLPNDQVQPALDTTLRAKNNDKVTVDFRPDGTLTYNDGCNTGNSTYQVDTTGRLRVGDLNETRMACPPGAEVAANDLKTILRAGPAVFQVDPSTLALAAQGQSIEFVKLPVRVVD from the coding sequence ATGGGTATCAAGACTCAGAAAACATTGTCCATTGCAACCGCGCTCGCGGCCCTGGCCGGCGGCACCCTTGGTGTCGGCACGGCTGGCGCGCAGGAGCGCTCGAGCAGCATTGACCAGTTTGTCCAGATGAGTTCCTCCCTGTTTTCTAACCCGGCGGGGCAGCAGCCCGCTGGCACTGGGCTGATGGTTCCGCTTGCGGAAGGCGCGACGCAGTTGCCTAACGACCAAGTCCAGCCCGCACTGGACACCACCTTGCGTGCCAAGAACAATGACAAGGTCACCGTTGATTTCCGCCCGGACGGCACGCTGACCTACAACGATGGCTGCAACACGGGTAACTCCACCTACCAGGTGGATACGACCGGCAGGTTGCGCGTCGGTGACCTCAACGAGACCCGCATGGCGTGCCCTCCGGGTGCGGAGGTTGCCGCGAACGATCTAAAGACGATCCTGCGCGCCGGCCCGGCGGTGTTCCAGGTCGATCCGTCCACGCTTGCGCTGGCGGCGCAGGGGCAATCGATTGAGTTTGTGAAGTTGCCGGTGCGTGTCGTCGATTAG
- a CDS encoding siderophore ABC transporter substrate-binding protein, producing MIRFPRTALIALAAAGSLTLGACSNAEQAAETTTSVAATSEAATSATTDGSTVKVTDNYGEKEVPANPQRVVALDNRTFELLDAWGVKPVAAARDLVPNTIPGIADDESIVNIGNHKEPNLEAIVAADPDVIVSGQRFRKYDEEIEKLVPNATLVEFEPRDGEPFDRELIRQTLALGDIFGKQTEAEQTVKEFTEAIERARSTYNPDQTVMAVNVSGGEIGYVAPGVGRMWGPLFDLIGFTPALQVENASNDHKGDDISVEAIADANPFWIFALDRDAAIKSAKDSPEALSVINDSAALQNVTAVKENHVYVAPKDTYTNESILTYTEILNDLADKFEAAK from the coding sequence ATGATCCGTTTCCCGCGCACCGCGCTGATCGCCCTCGCAGCCGCAGGCTCGCTGACCCTCGGCGCTTGCTCCAACGCAGAGCAGGCCGCTGAGACCACCACCTCTGTAGCAGCCACCTCCGAGGCTGCAACCTCCGCCACCACCGATGGCAGCACCGTCAAGGTGACCGACAACTACGGCGAGAAGGAAGTGCCGGCAAACCCGCAGCGCGTCGTCGCTCTGGACAACCGCACCTTCGAGCTCCTGGACGCCTGGGGCGTTAAGCCGGTCGCAGCAGCGCGCGATCTCGTCCCGAACACCATTCCGGGTATCGCGGACGATGAGAGCATTGTCAACATCGGCAACCACAAGGAGCCGAACCTCGAGGCCATCGTGGCCGCTGACCCGGATGTGATCGTCTCTGGCCAGCGCTTCCGCAAGTACGACGAGGAAATTGAGAAGCTGGTTCCGAACGCTACGCTCGTCGAGTTCGAGCCGCGCGACGGCGAGCCGTTTGACCGCGAGCTCATCCGCCAGACCCTCGCCCTTGGCGACATCTTTGGCAAGCAGACCGAGGCTGAGCAGACCGTCAAGGAGTTCACTGAGGCTATCGAGCGCGCCCGCTCCACGTACAACCCGGACCAGACCGTCATGGCCGTGAACGTTTCCGGTGGCGAGATCGGCTACGTCGCACCGGGCGTCGGCCGCATGTGGGGCCCGCTGTTCGACCTGATCGGCTTCACTCCGGCGCTTCAGGTGGAGAACGCCTCTAACGACCACAAGGGTGATGACATCTCCGTCGAGGCAATCGCAGACGCGAACCCGTTCTGGATCTTCGCTCTCGACCGCGATGCAGCGATCAAGTCCGCCAAGGATTCCCCGGAGGCTCTGTCCGTGATCAACGACTCTGCCGCGCTGCAGAACGTTACCGCGGTGAAGGAAAACCACGTCTACGTGGCACCGAAGGACACCTACACCAACGAATCCATCCTCACCTACACCGAGATCCTCAACGATCTGGCAGACAAGTTCGAGGCTGCAAAGTAA
- a CDS encoding ABC transporter permease: MTHPTATTTRPKLLDWKLGVGVVVVVLLLLTSLAVGQYDILNSDDGWAMFRTTRVPRTIALVLAGAAMAMSGLIMQMLTQNRFVEPTTTGTTEWAGLGLLASFVFFPNGTIMTRMLLAVGFAFVGTMVFFAFLRKVTLRSSLIVPIVGIMLGAVVSAVSTYWALQADLLQSLGVWFAGSFTSVIAGQYEVLWIVLFVVIAVFFYADRLTVAGLGEDVATNVGLNYNRIVLVGTSLVAVAAGVVTVVVGNLPFLGLIVPNIVSMLRGDDLRSNLPWVCLTGIGVVTICDLLGRTIIAPFEMPVSVILGVVGAAVFIAMIVRRSRNA, translated from the coding sequence ATGACACATCCAACTGCGACTACCACCCGCCCCAAGCTTCTCGATTGGAAGCTTGGGGTGGGTGTTGTCGTTGTCGTTTTACTGCTGCTGACCTCGCTTGCGGTGGGGCAGTACGACATTTTGAATAGCGACGACGGCTGGGCCATGTTCCGTACTACCCGCGTCCCGCGCACCATCGCGTTGGTGCTCGCCGGCGCGGCGATGGCGATGAGTGGGTTGATCATGCAGATGCTCACCCAGAACCGCTTCGTCGAGCCGACCACCACCGGCACCACCGAATGGGCCGGCCTTGGCCTGCTCGCGTCGTTCGTGTTCTTTCCAAACGGCACGATCATGACGCGCATGCTGCTTGCCGTCGGTTTCGCTTTTGTGGGCACGATGGTGTTCTTTGCCTTTTTGCGCAAGGTCACGCTGCGCTCCAGCCTGATCGTGCCGATCGTCGGCATCATGCTCGGCGCCGTGGTCAGCGCAGTCTCCACCTATTGGGCGCTGCAGGCCGACCTGTTGCAATCGCTCGGCGTGTGGTTTGCAGGCTCGTTCACCAGCGTGATCGCTGGCCAGTACGAGGTGCTGTGGATCGTGCTGTTTGTGGTCATCGCTGTGTTCTTCTACGCCGACCGGCTCACCGTGGCCGGCCTCGGCGAAGACGTGGCCACCAACGTTGGTCTGAATTACAACCGGATCGTGCTCGTCGGCACCAGCTTGGTCGCGGTGGCCGCCGGCGTGGTTACGGTTGTCGTGGGCAATCTGCCATTCTTGGGCCTGATTGTGCCGAACATTGTGAGCATGTTGCGTGGCGACGACCTCCGCTCCAACCTTCCATGGGTCTGCCTCACCGGCATTGGAGTGGTGACCATTTGCGATCTTCTGGGCCGCACCATCATCGCGCCGTTTGAAATGCCCGTGTCCGTCATCCTCGGCGTTGTCGGCGCCGCGGTGTTTATCGCCATGATTGTGAGGCGGAGCCGGAATGCGTGA
- a CDS encoding iron chelate uptake ABC transporter family permease subunit: protein MREIGAFQSSKSKKRYWMIIAALAVAALLFTAGLLAYGNPMEFGSTGYWLIAQRRMNAVIAMAIVAVCQATATVAFQTVTNNRILTPSIMGFESLYVAIHTSTVYFLGAAGLINAHTLEMFVFQLVLMIGLSLVLYTWLLAGNNPDMHAMLLVGIVLGGGLGAVSTFMQRMLTPSEFDVLTARLFGSVNNADPEYYPLAIPLVIVATGLLIFNSRALNVLSLGRDVSMNLGVDHKKHAIYTLVLVAILIAVSTALVGPMTFLGFLVATLAYQAADTYDHRYVFPMAILLGYCILSGAYFVMNHIFYAQGVVSIIIELVGGLTFLIVILRKGRL, encoded by the coding sequence ATGCGTGAGATCGGGGCGTTCCAGTCGTCGAAAAGCAAAAAGCGCTACTGGATGATTATTGCCGCGCTTGCGGTGGCCGCACTGCTATTTACCGCGGGGCTGCTCGCGTACGGCAACCCGATGGAGTTCGGGTCCACCGGCTACTGGCTGATTGCGCAACGTCGCATGAACGCGGTGATCGCGATGGCCATCGTGGCTGTGTGCCAAGCGACAGCAACCGTGGCGTTTCAAACGGTGACAAACAACAGGATTCTCACCCCGTCCATCATGGGGTTCGAATCGCTCTACGTCGCCATCCACACTTCAACCGTGTATTTCCTCGGCGCAGCCGGGCTGATCAACGCGCACACCCTGGAGATGTTTGTCTTCCAGCTCGTGCTCATGATCGGGCTCAGCCTGGTGCTCTACACATGGCTGCTCGCCGGCAACAACCCCGACATGCACGCCATGCTGCTGGTCGGCATCGTGCTCGGCGGGGGACTGGGTGCAGTATCTACGTTTATGCAACGCATGCTCACACCCAGCGAGTTCGACGTGCTCACCGCGCGCCTGTTTGGTTCCGTGAACAACGCCGACCCGGAGTACTACCCGTTGGCAATCCCGCTGGTCATCGTGGCGACGGGACTACTGATCTTCAACTCGCGCGCGCTCAACGTCCTGTCTCTGGGGCGCGACGTATCCATGAATCTAGGCGTGGACCACAAAAAGCACGCGATTTACACGCTCGTGCTGGTGGCCATCCTCATAGCGGTATCGACCGCGCTGGTCGGCCCGATGACCTTCCTCGGCTTCCTCGTGGCCACACTCGCGTACCAAGCCGCGGATACCTACGACCACCGCTACGTCTTCCCCATGGCGATACTGCTCGGATACTGCATCCTGTCGGGTGCGTACTTTGTGATGAACCACATCTTCTACGCGCAAGGCGTGGTCTCCATCATCATCGAACTGGTCGGTGGCCTGACCTTCCTAATCGTGATTTTGAGAAAGGGACGCCTGTGA
- a CDS encoding iron ABC transporter ATP-binding protein, protein MIQLKEVRKAYSSSVDIGPVTLDIPEGGITALVGPNGAGKSTLLTMIGRLLDLDSGQIEVAGLDVTSARSKDLAKVVSILRQENHFVTRLTVRQLVGFGRFPYSGGRLTPEDEEIVSRYIDFLGLRELENRFLDQLSGGQRQRAYVAMVLSQETNYVLLDEPLNNLDISHSVEMMKHLHSASREFGRTIVIVLHDINFAARYADYICAVKDGEVAAFGAVDEIMRDSLLSSIFNTPVEVIEGPHGPIACYH, encoded by the coding sequence GTGATTCAACTCAAAGAAGTCCGCAAGGCCTACAGCAGCAGTGTTGACATCGGACCGGTCACCCTGGACATCCCCGAAGGCGGCATCACCGCCCTCGTCGGCCCGAACGGTGCAGGTAAGTCGACCCTGCTGACGATGATCGGCAGGCTCCTCGACCTTGACTCCGGCCAAATCGAAGTCGCAGGCCTGGACGTCACCTCGGCGCGCTCGAAGGACCTGGCCAAAGTCGTGTCCATCCTGCGTCAGGAAAACCACTTTGTGACCCGCCTGACCGTGCGCCAACTCGTCGGCTTCGGCCGCTTCCCGTACTCGGGTGGGCGCCTGACCCCCGAAGATGAAGAGATCGTCTCGCGCTACATCGACTTCCTCGGCCTGCGCGAGCTGGAGAATCGCTTCCTCGACCAGCTCTCCGGTGGTCAGCGTCAGCGCGCCTACGTTGCGATGGTGCTTAGCCAGGAAACGAACTATGTGCTTCTCGACGAGCCCCTGAACAACCTCGACATCTCCCACTCCGTAGAGATGATGAAGCACTTGCACTCCGCATCCCGCGAGTTTGGCCGAACCATCGTGATCGTTCTGCACGACATCAACTTCGCCGCACGCTACGCGGACTACATCTGCGCAGTAAAGGACGGGGAAGTTGCCGCCTTTGGTGCGGTTGACGAGATCATGCGCGACAGTCTGCTGAGCTCCATCTTCAATACTCCGGTGGAGGTTATTGAAGGTCCGCATGGACCTATTGCGTGTTATCACTAA